From a single Natronorubrum tibetense GA33 genomic region:
- a CDS encoding heavy metal translocating P-type ATPase translates to MNTRRAHLEITGMSCSTCSGTVEDAVAALEGVESASANYATDEGTVAYDPDVISLAEIHDAIEDAGYEAASETETITVMGMSCSTCSGSVADAVTELPGVIRADVNFASDEARVEYNPNDVSLSEIHAAIEAAGYEPVRDERDDADGTQGSSRRERAVEKELRRQRRLVIGGGILTLPFVPIMLAMLGLVELPHLGEIGLGVATVSVMGLLEFALATALMATLGMEFLRGAWRAFSHNRRANMDTLVAMGTSAGYVYSTVALFGLITSEGLYFEAVAFILWFITLGNWLEVRSKARAGNALRELLQMEAEEATVVENGDERQVPLEDVVVGDVMKVRPGERIPTDGVVVDGQSAVDESMLTGESVPVEKGEGDEVVGSTINENGVLLVEATKVGSETAIQQIVDRVKEAQSRQPEIQRLVDKVSAYFVPAVILNAILWATLWFLFPDALYGVSSALGSWIPILEPVGGGPVVGGVPILEFSVVVLASALLIACPCALGLATPAATMVGSTLSATNGVLFKGGDVLEQVRGIDTIVFDKTGTLTHGEMVLTDVELVGERTATDGGDTATDGGLLTDREEDLESLVLGAAATAESGSEHPIARAIVEGCEKRGIEVGDVSEFENVPGHGIRAETDRGSVLIGRRKLLEDAGIDTEPAEETLTRLEREGKTSMPVAVDGQLLGVLAVADEVRESATETVAALRDRGTEVVMLTGDNERTARAVAEQVGIDPDNVRAEVLPDDKADHIEDLQADGARVMMVGDGVNDAPALTTAQVGVAIGSGTDVAIESADVTLMRDDPADVLKAVRISEATISKVRQNLFWAFAYNTTLIPIASLGLLNPALAGLAMAASSVSVMANSLSFAKYDPHEDYRLAVLKPLEWLRR, encoded by the coding sequence ATGAACACCAGACGTGCGCACCTCGAGATCACCGGCATGTCCTGTTCGACGTGCTCGGGGACCGTCGAGGACGCAGTTGCGGCCCTCGAGGGCGTCGAGTCGGCGAGCGCGAACTACGCGACGGACGAGGGGACGGTCGCGTACGATCCCGACGTCATCTCGCTGGCCGAGATTCACGATGCCATCGAGGACGCGGGCTACGAGGCGGCCTCGGAGACGGAGACGATCACGGTTATGGGGATGTCGTGTTCGACCTGTTCGGGCTCCGTCGCGGACGCGGTCACGGAGCTGCCGGGCGTGATTCGAGCGGACGTGAACTTCGCGTCGGACGAGGCTCGCGTCGAGTACAACCCCAATGATGTCTCGCTGAGCGAAATTCACGCGGCCATCGAGGCGGCCGGCTACGAACCCGTCCGCGACGAGCGCGACGACGCCGACGGGACGCAGGGCTCGAGCCGGCGCGAGCGCGCCGTCGAAAAGGAACTGCGGCGACAGCGACGACTGGTGATCGGCGGGGGGATCCTCACGCTTCCGTTCGTGCCGATCATGCTTGCGATGCTCGGGCTCGTCGAGTTGCCCCACCTGGGCGAGATCGGACTCGGCGTCGCGACCGTCTCCGTCATGGGGCTTCTCGAGTTCGCCCTCGCAACCGCGCTGATGGCCACGCTCGGGATGGAGTTCCTCCGTGGCGCCTGGCGTGCGTTCTCGCACAACCGGCGGGCCAATATGGACACGCTGGTCGCGATGGGTACGTCCGCGGGCTACGTGTACAGTACGGTCGCCCTCTTCGGACTCATCACGAGTGAGGGGCTCTACTTCGAGGCCGTCGCGTTCATCCTCTGGTTCATCACGCTGGGCAACTGGCTCGAGGTCCGATCGAAAGCTCGGGCCGGCAACGCACTGCGCGAACTCCTACAGATGGAGGCGGAGGAGGCGACCGTCGTCGAAAATGGCGACGAACGCCAGGTTCCCCTCGAGGACGTCGTCGTCGGCGACGTGATGAAGGTCCGCCCGGGCGAGCGGATCCCGACCGACGGCGTGGTCGTCGACGGCCAGAGTGCCGTCGACGAGTCGATGTTGACCGGCGAGTCCGTCCCGGTCGAGAAAGGCGAGGGCGACGAGGTCGTCGGCTCGACGATCAACGAGAACGGCGTCCTCCTCGTGGAGGCCACCAAGGTCGGCTCCGAGACGGCCATCCAGCAGATCGTCGACCGAGTGAAGGAGGCCCAGTCGCGCCAGCCCGAGATCCAGCGGCTGGTCGACAAAGTGAGCGCGTATTTCGTCCCCGCGGTGATCCTCAACGCCATCCTCTGGGCGACGCTCTGGTTTCTCTTCCCCGACGCGCTGTACGGTGTCTCGTCGGCGCTGGGGAGCTGGATTCCGATCCTCGAGCCCGTCGGCGGCGGTCCCGTCGTCGGTGGCGTACCGATCCTCGAGTTCTCGGTCGTCGTCCTCGCCTCGGCGCTGCTAATTGCCTGTCCCTGCGCGCTGGGGCTGGCAACGCCGGCCGCGACGATGGTCGGCTCCACCCTCTCCGCCACGAACGGCGTGCTGTTCAAGGGCGGCGACGTGCTCGAGCAGGTCCGCGGCATCGACACGATCGTCTTCGACAAGACGGGGACATTGACCCACGGCGAGATGGTGTTGACGGACGTCGAACTCGTCGGGGAGCGGACGGCGACCGATGGTGGAGATACTGCGACGGATGGCGGTCTCCTGACCGACCGCGAGGAGGACCTCGAGTCGCTCGTCCTCGGTGCCGCGGCGACGGCCGAATCGGGCTCCGAACATCCGATCGCCCGCGCGATCGTCGAGGGCTGTGAGAAACGAGGAATTGAGGTCGGCGACGTCAGCGAGTTCGAAAACGTCCCCGGCCACGGCATCCGCGCCGAAACCGACCGCGGCAGCGTCCTGATCGGTCGTCGGAAACTCCTCGAGGACGCGGGAATCGACACCGAACCCGCCGAAGAGACGCTGACCCGACTCGAGCGCGAGGGAAAGACGTCGATGCCGGTCGCCGTGGACGGCCAGTTGCTGGGCGTGCTCGCCGTCGCTGACGAGGTCCGTGAGAGTGCCACAGAGACCGTTGCGGCCCTCCGCGATCGGGGCACCGAGGTCGTGATGCTCACCGGCGACAACGAGCGGACGGCCCGTGCGGTGGCCGAGCAGGTCGGAATCGATCCCGACAACGTGCGCGCAGAAGTGTTGCCGGATGACAAGGCAGACCATATCGAGGACCTGCAGGCTGACGGGGCTCGAGTCATGATGGTCGGCGACGGCGTCAACGACGCGCCCGCGCTCACGACCGCACAGGTCGGCGTCGCCATCGGTTCGGGCACCGACGTGGCCATCGAGTCGGCCGACGTGACCCTGATGCGCGACGATCCGGCGGACGTGTTGAAGGCCGTCAGAATCTCGGAGGCGACCATCTCGAAGGTTCGCCAGAACCTGTTCTGGGCCTTCGCCTACAACACGACGCTGATCCCCATCGCCTCGCTGGGGCTGCTGAATCCGGCGCTGGCCGGGCTGGCGATGGCCGCCTCGAGCGTGAGCGTGATGGCGAACAGCCTCTCGTTCGCGAAGTACGATCCCCACGAGGATTATCGGCTAGCGGTACTGAAGCCGCTCGAGTGGCTCCGGCGGTAG
- a CDS encoding stage II sporulation protein M — protein MNGNRDDRDGRTEGHDGRDEAAAEGREGYGVNRDWEHNREESRVDDRPTVDIGDERGEPSSSPTPDADPPRERGSEPPEPPDPETVRNWTALTVALAVVSLASAAAIFVAYDAPTAAAGAVVLGAGFGAIALVGRTASPAVFGHLDDAWAEHRLYVWFSTGLFAVGALLGALLYFAGVNLIDFFLEMIMEEFGEDELPGGTDGELGEEAGLELSASFFIANNTPPFLAAIFGALTLGFLTFVIMVFNGVLVGNIAVFAGSETGFGVILALLVPHGIFELPALFIAAGVGFRFVYRAGQRIAGTRDALFTKGYLLRTTALVVFAWLILVLAAFVEAYVTFLIADALFPGQMG, from the coding sequence ATGAACGGAAACAGGGACGACCGCGACGGTCGGACCGAGGGTCACGACGGTCGAGACGAAGCGGCCGCCGAGGGCCGCGAAGGATACGGCGTGAATCGCGACTGGGAGCACAACCGCGAAGAGTCTCGAGTCGACGACCGGCCGACCGTCGACATCGGTGACGAGCGTGGGGAGCCGTCCTCGAGTCCAACACCGGACGCGGATCCCCCTCGAGAACGAGGCTCGGAACCCCCGGAGCCGCCGGATCCCGAGACGGTCCGCAACTGGACCGCGCTCACGGTCGCGCTCGCGGTGGTCTCACTCGCGAGCGCTGCGGCGATCTTCGTCGCCTACGATGCGCCCACGGCCGCCGCCGGTGCCGTCGTCCTCGGTGCGGGGTTCGGTGCCATCGCGCTCGTCGGTCGGACGGCGTCGCCCGCCGTTTTCGGCCACCTCGACGACGCCTGGGCCGAACACCGGCTGTACGTCTGGTTCTCGACCGGACTGTTCGCCGTCGGTGCCCTCCTCGGTGCACTGCTCTACTTCGCCGGCGTGAACCTGATCGACTTCTTCCTCGAGATGATCATGGAGGAGTTCGGCGAGGACGAACTCCCCGGTGGAACGGACGGTGAACTCGGCGAGGAAGCCGGACTCGAGCTCTCGGCCTCGTTTTTCATCGCGAACAACACGCCGCCGTTTCTGGCCGCGATCTTCGGTGCGCTCACACTGGGGTTCCTGACGTTCGTGATCATGGTCTTCAACGGCGTGCTCGTCGGAAACATCGCCGTGTTCGCCGGATCGGAAACCGGATTCGGCGTTATTCTCGCGTTGCTCGTTCCCCACGGCATCTTCGAACTGCCGGCGCTGTTCATCGCCGCCGGCGTGGGCTTTCGATTCGTCTATCGGGCTGGGCAGCGAATCGCCGGCACTCGAGACGCGCTGTTCACCAAGGGATATCTCCTCCGGACCACCGCGCTGGTCGTCTTCGCGTGGCTGATCCTCGTCCTTGCCGCGTTCGTCGAAGCCTACGTGACGTTTCTCATCGCGGACGCACTGTTTCCGGGACAAATGGGCTGA